Proteins encoded within one genomic window of Aspergillus nidulans FGSC A4 chromosome VII:
- a CDS encoding uncharacterized protein (transcript_id=CADANIAT00007916), which translates to MPRSLASSSSSQSDKTKTSQTSLSGKSDELAPGEAPVSLSGMQHLDRHGKVISTFSIEY; encoded by the exons ATGCCGCGCTCTCTcgcatcctccagctcaagcCAGAGcgacaagaccaagacctCGCAGACCTCGCTTTCGGGCAAGTCGGATGAGTTAG CCCCGGGTGAAGCTCCGGTCTCGCTCAGTGGGATGCAGCATCTTGATCGACATGGCAAGGTGATCAGTACGTTTAGCATCGAATACTGA